In one Cronobacter dublinensis subsp. dublinensis LMG 23823 genomic region, the following are encoded:
- a CDS encoding EAL and HDOD domain-containing protein, giving the protein MYSFIARQPIFDASLNTVAYELLYRDGLTNAFPQVTAEFATSQLLADHFLVTPLQRLTGKHTSFINFPYEMIVSGLAQSLPRQNVVIEILENSVPDNALFATVRNMYEDGYCFALDDFTLDSEWSRFLPYISVIKFDIQSTTVEQIKQFLKDHPGLRCKLLAEKVERREEFIQYQQLGFQLFQGYFYSKPELIKTKKLPEQKVFILELIREVNAARPDVNKIEKLISRDVAITYKLMRYVNNIKYQHNYHANAESLPFRSIFAFLGLYELKRFVTILAVTHISDPSVSELYNVSLVYGRFCELAAHRIGGASEDDAFIAGLFSRLDAILDIPMDTLLEQIYVSKEVKKALLNREGIPGTLVRLCEAFERADWPQVVEVAKELNLSEREIIDMTHDAVKWGDTVI; this is encoded by the coding sequence ATGTATTCCTTCATAGCGCGACAGCCTATCTTTGATGCGTCGCTGAACACGGTGGCCTACGAGCTACTCTACCGGGACGGGCTGACTAACGCCTTCCCGCAGGTGACCGCCGAGTTCGCCACCAGCCAGCTGCTCGCCGATCATTTTCTGGTGACGCCGTTGCAGCGGCTCACGGGCAAACACACGTCGTTTATCAATTTTCCGTATGAGATGATCGTCAGTGGGCTTGCGCAGTCGCTGCCGCGTCAGAATGTCGTCATTGAGATACTGGAAAACAGCGTACCGGATAACGCGTTGTTCGCGACCGTGCGCAATATGTATGAGGATGGCTACTGCTTCGCGCTGGATGATTTTACGCTGGATAGCGAATGGAGCCGCTTTCTGCCCTATATCAGCGTGATCAAGTTTGATATTCAGTCCACCACCGTGGAGCAGATTAAACAGTTTCTGAAAGACCATCCTGGCCTGCGCTGCAAGCTGCTGGCCGAAAAGGTGGAGCGTCGCGAAGAGTTTATCCAGTATCAGCAGCTCGGTTTTCAGCTTTTTCAGGGCTATTTCTACAGTAAGCCGGAACTCATCAAGACCAAAAAGCTTCCTGAACAAAAAGTCTTTATTCTGGAGCTGATCCGCGAGGTCAATGCCGCACGCCCGGATGTTAACAAGATAGAAAAGCTGATCAGCCGCGATGTCGCGATCACCTATAAGCTGATGCGCTACGTCAATAACATCAAATATCAGCATAACTACCACGCCAATGCGGAATCGCTGCCGTTTCGCAGTATTTTCGCGTTTCTCGGTCTCTATGAGCTGAAGCGGTTTGTAACGATCCTCGCGGTAACGCATATCAGCGATCCGTCCGTGAGCGAGCTCTATAACGTGAGCCTGGTGTACGGGCGCTTTTGCGAACTGGCGGCGCACCGTATTGGCGGCGCCAGTGAGGACGACGCGTTCATTGCCGGGCTGTTCTCCCGCCTCGACGCTATCCTGGATATTCCGATGGACACGCTGCTGGAGCAGATCTACGTCTCGAAAGAGGTCAAGAAAGCGCTTCTCAATCGCGAAGGCATTCCGGGCACGCTGGTGCGGTTGTGCGAGGCGTTCGAGCGCGCCGACTGGCCGCAGGTCGTGGAGGTGGCGAAGGAGCTCAACCTCTCCGAGCGCGAAATCATCGATATGACGCACGACGCCGTGAAGTGGGGCGACACGGTTATCTGA
- a CDS encoding DUF2231 domain-containing protein, producing the protein MHPHTTARSPAAAVALYELLNPIPTGFFVAAWVFDILYMKSAVTMWTDAASWLIAIGLVVAIIPRLISLGQIWPGRRHLHGPAQRLHFWLNLVAIVLAIINAFIHSRDAYAVVPAGVILSTLVVALLLLANVQLALRQRTA; encoded by the coding sequence ATGCACCCTCACACGACCGCTCGATCCCCGGCAGCCGCCGTGGCGCTGTATGAACTGCTCAACCCCATTCCCACCGGCTTTTTCGTGGCCGCCTGGGTTTTCGACATTCTCTATATGAAAAGCGCGGTGACGATGTGGACCGATGCCGCCAGCTGGCTTATCGCCATCGGGCTGGTGGTCGCGATAATTCCCCGGCTGATAAGCCTCGGGCAGATCTGGCCGGGGCGACGGCATCTGCATGGTCCGGCGCAGCGGCTGCACTTCTGGCTGAATCTGGTGGCGATAGTGCTGGCCATCATCAACGCCTTTATTCACAGCCGTGATGCTTACGCCGTGGTGCCTGCGGGCGTCATTCTCTCTACGCTGGTCGTGGCGCTGCTGCTACTGGCTAACGTTCAACTCGCGTTACGCCAACGCACTGCTTAA
- a CDS encoding PQQ-dependent sugar dehydrogenase, translated as MNNIHRLALAVSLGVLLSGCDNSATLDPQKQVGPNPELPEAKNFLLPPMQVPEGVAWKEGEMPKVAQGLKIEKIADGLMHPRQVYVLPNNDILVAESNGTPKPTARPKQLIMGIVQKSSGKGGPGGNRITLLRNVNGKWEKHNFIENLNAPFGIQLTGNTLWVANADSLVKFPYQEGQTEIRTPGEEVTELPGGPINHHWTKALLASPDGSKLYVGVGSNSNVTENGIGAEYRRAAVLEVDAATGASRIYASGLRNPTGLQWEPQSGKLWAIVNERDEIGSDLVPDYMTSVQEKGFYGWPYSYFGQHVDERARPARPDLVAKAIKPDYALGSHVAPLGLHFYTGEAMPQYRGGAFISEHGSWNRSPLNGYQVVWVKFENGKPVGMPQPVVTGFLTDDQKQVRGLPVGVAQDNAGALLIADDAGDAIWRVSAAQ; from the coding sequence ATGAACAACATTCATCGTCTCGCGCTGGCCGTCTCGCTGGGCGTTTTGCTCAGCGGCTGTGATAACAGCGCCACGCTCGATCCGCAAAAACAGGTGGGGCCGAACCCAGAACTGCCGGAGGCGAAAAACTTCCTGCTGCCGCCGATGCAGGTGCCGGAAGGCGTCGCATGGAAAGAGGGCGAAATGCCGAAGGTGGCGCAGGGCCTGAAGATTGAAAAAATCGCCGACGGACTGATGCATCCGCGTCAGGTCTATGTGCTGCCGAATAATGACATCCTGGTCGCCGAATCCAACGGCACGCCGAAACCAACCGCGCGGCCCAAACAGCTGATTATGGGCATTGTGCAGAAATCCTCCGGCAAAGGCGGGCCGGGCGGCAACCGTATTACGCTGCTGCGCAACGTTAACGGCAAGTGGGAGAAACATAATTTCATCGAAAACCTTAATGCGCCGTTCGGCATCCAGCTTACCGGCAATACCCTGTGGGTGGCGAATGCCGACAGCCTGGTGAAATTCCCGTATCAGGAAGGGCAAACTGAAATTCGCACGCCGGGCGAAGAGGTCACCGAACTGCCGGGCGGGCCGATTAACCATCACTGGACCAAAGCGCTGCTGGCAAGTCCGGATGGCAGCAAACTCTACGTCGGCGTCGGGTCTAACAGTAACGTCACCGAGAACGGCATCGGGGCGGAATATCGCCGCGCGGCGGTGCTGGAGGTAGATGCCGCGACCGGCGCGAGCCGGATCTACGCAAGTGGTTTGCGCAACCCGACCGGGCTGCAGTGGGAGCCGCAGAGCGGCAAGCTGTGGGCTATCGTTAACGAACGCGATGAAATCGGCTCCGATCTGGTGCCGGATTACATGACCTCGGTGCAGGAGAAGGGCTTTTACGGCTGGCCATACAGCTATTTCGGTCAGCATGTGGACGAGCGCGCCCGGCCAGCCCGGCCCGATCTGGTGGCTAAAGCCATCAAGCCTGATTACGCGCTCGGCTCGCACGTCGCACCGCTGGGTCTGCATTTCTACACCGGCGAGGCCATGCCGCAGTATCGCGGCGGCGCGTTTATCAGCGAGCACGGCAGCTGGAACCGCTCGCCGCTGAACGGTTATCAGGTCGTGTGGGTGAAATTTGAAAACGGCAAGCCGGTCGGGATGCCGCAGCCGGTCGTCACCGGTTTTCTGACGGACGATCAGAAGCAGGTGCGCGGGCTGCCGGTCGGCGTGGCGCAGGATAACGCGGGCGCGCTGCTAATTGCCGATGATGCCGGTGATGCCATCTGGCGCGTCAGCGCCGCGCAGTAA